A part of Chroicocephalus ridibundus chromosome 5, bChrRid1.1, whole genome shotgun sequence genomic DNA contains:
- the EGR4 gene encoding early growth response protein 4 encodes MLNVMDFSCPDPLYSKYEESCEMKTGDLQGLGQPEQQLLAEADFLGGELLGAPMSGGAVDYSLLGSQPSPSLSYTGSFFIKAVPEHPQDQESLFNLMSGILGISPFASSEGHQRHLDALYPCPEVAQSQLDLYTACQSEMNGSTQASFPEQGYSGFPTAEGAQSLQAQPTLGNTSQCFFQPKLLDNKQDIKLPSGSPPLDKFKASCAQWEPVTQHQAYLPTSYHSPEAFPAGEGSQGLFHPLGSKMENVLSVSCQSELGSLAEDAACFSTHLGFGCEPENFPARGDFADTKIHNLPPPLMPEFDTSLAQPEVLPGLMSSAELLHPHPSPSIPPTDFLSHPTSSSIPSLLPTNPPALAEPKKKTRRTKCSSKCFCPKPHEKAFACPVENCIRSFARSDELNRHLRIHTGHKPFQCRICLRNFSRSDHLTTHIRTHTGEKPFSCDTCGRRFARSDEKKRHSKVHLKQKARTEEKLKGLGFFSVGLSFGTL; translated from the exons ATGCTCAACGTTATGGATTTCTCCTGCCCGGACCCGCTTTATTCCAAATACGAGGAGAGCTGCGAGATGAAAACCGGAGACCTGCAGGGTTTGGGGCAGCCTGAGCAGCAACTTCTGGCAGAGGCCGATTTCCTGGGAG GTGAGCTGCTGGGTGCCCCAATGAGCGGCGGAGCGGTGGATTACtccctcctgggcagccagcCCTCCCCTTCGCTCAGCTACACTGGCAGCTTCTTCATCAAGGCGGTACCGGAGCATCCCCAGGACCAGGAATCCCTCTTCAACCTGATGTCGGGGATCCTGGGCATCTCCCCCTTCGCCTCCTCCGAGGGCCACCAAAGGCACCTGGATGCTCTTTACCCCTGTCCCGAAGTGGCTCAGAGCCAGCTGGACCTTTACACTGCCTGCCAGTCTGAAATGAACGGATCCACCCAAGCCTCCTTCCCGGAGCAGGGCTACAGTGGCTTCCCCACGGCGGAGGGTGCTCAATCCCTCCAGGCACAACCCACCTTAGGAAACACCTCGCAGTGTTTCTTCCAGCCCAAGCTCCTGGACAACAAGCAGGACATCAAGCTGCCCTCCGGTTCCCCACCCCTGGACAAGTTTAAAGCCTCCTGCGCCCAGTGGGAGCCCGTCACCCAGCATCAGGCCTACTTGCCCACCAGCTACCATTCTCCTGAAGCCTTCCCggctggggagggcagccagGGGCTGTTCCACCCGCTGGGCTCCAAGATGGAGAACGTCTTGTCCGTCAGCTGCCAGTCGGAGCTCGGCAGCCTGGCGGAGGATGCTGCCTGCTTCAGCACCCATCTGGGCTTCGGCTGCGAGCCAGAAAACTTCCCGGCCCGTGGGGACTTTGCAGACACCAAGATCCACAACCTCCCTCCTCCATTAATGCCGGAGTTCGACACCTCCTTGGCCCAGCCTGAAGTCCTGCCGGGTCTGATGAGCTCTGCTGagctcctccatcctcaccccTCACCCTCCATCCCCCCCACGGACTTTTTGAGCCACCCCAcctcttcctccatcccttccctgctgcccaccaACCCTCCTGCCTTGGCCGAGCCCAAGAAAAAGACCCGCCGGACCAAATGCTCTTCCAAATGCTTCTGCCCAAAACCCCATGAGAAGGCTTTCGCATGCCCGGTAGAGAACTGCATCCGGAGCTTCGCCCGCTCGGATGAGCTCAACAGGCACCTCCGCATCCATACGGGCCACAAACCCTTCCAGTGCCGCATCTGCCTGAGGAACTTCAGCCGCAGCGACCACCTCACCACCCACATCCGTACCCACACCGGTGAGAAGCCCTTCTCCTGCGACACCTGCGGCCGCCGCTTCGCCAGGAGTGACGAGAAGAAGCGCCACAGCAAGGTCCACCTGAAGCAGAAAGCCCGGACGGAGGAGAAGCTCAAAGGTTTGGGTTTCTTCTCAGTGGGTCTCTCCTTCGGGACACTGTGA